The Henckelia pumila isolate YLH828 unplaced genomic scaffold, ASM3356847v2 CTG_461:::fragment_3, whole genome shotgun sequence genome window below encodes:
- the LOC140872306 gene encoding uncharacterized protein, whose translation MASHVAEEEAWKCPKHPSKSRRNGVCATCLRERLGSLCPVCANVRPCGCVSNTTSASSSSSSSFSFFHNGGDFSHASEEPSFRRSRSVAIPFLRSASRRISTPSFLRKIATKKTKESCEFDHGGNNNGENIDRNDRIRDLARVVTRSRSVSTGTSKAAVAPGVQRSDLISSPAKWKLWHFPSPMKVFRSSKTTKFMVQDRSPLHRG comes from the coding sequence ATGGCTAGTCATGTAGCAGAGGAAGAAGCATGGAAATGTCCAAAACACCCCTCGAAGAGCCGGCGCAACGGCGTCTGCGCCACCTGCCTCCGCGAACGCCTCGGCAGCCTCTGCCCCGTCTGCGCTAACGTACGCCCATGCGGTTGCGTCTCCAACACCACCTCCGCCTCCTCCTCATCCTCCTCCTCCTTCTCCTTCTTCCACAACGGCGGCGACTTCAGCCACGCCTCTGAAGAACCGTCCTTCCGACGGTCCAGATCCGTCGCGATCCCCTTCCTCCGTTCCGCTAGCCGTCGGATCAGCACGCCGTCGTTCCTGAGGAAAATCGCGACGAAGAAGACGAAAGAGAGCTGCGAATTCGATCATGGCGGCAACAACAACGGCGAAAATATCGATCGCAACGACAGAATCAGAGACTTGGCGAGGGTGGTTACGAGATCGAGGTCGGTTAGCACGGGGACGAGTAAGGCGGCGGTGGCGCCAGGTGTCCAGAGATCCGACCTCATCTCTTCGCCGGCGAAGTGGAAGCTGTGGCATTTCCCGAGCCCAATGAAGGTTTTCCGGAGCTCCAAAACTACCAAGTTTATGGTTCAAGATCGATCACCTTTGCATAGGGGGTGA